The Limnothrix sp. FACHB-406 nucleotide sequence CGGGATGGCCCCCATGGTGTCGGAGCCGGTGACCCCTGGGCAACTGGCCCTGAAGCTCGCCATTTCCGTGCTGGTGGTGGCCTGTCCCTGTGCCTTGGGCTTGGCCACGCCGACGGCCATTTTGGTTGGCTCCAGTTGGGGCGCAGAACAGGGGATTTTGATCCGGGGTGGTGATGTGCTGGAACGGCTCCAGCAGGTGGCCACGGTGGTCTTTGACAAAACGGGAACCCTCACCACGGGGCGACCGGTGTTGGTCGATCGCCAACCCCTGGTGGCTGACATGACGGGCGATCGCCTGGTGCAGTTGGCGGCGGCCGTGGAGCGGGGCACTCGCCACCCCCTGGCCCAAGCGATCGCCCAAGCGGCCGCTGCGCTACCCGCCCTCCCGGCCCAAGACTTCGTGACGGAACCGGGCCTGGGAGCCAAGGCCCAAGTGGCCGATCGCCCCGTTTGGGTTGGCAATTGGGCCTGGCTGGCTCAAGGGGGAATTCCCTTGCCGGAGTCGGTGGAGCTGGCCTTGCAGCAGATGGCCCAGGCGGGGAAAACGCCAATTTTGGTGGCGGAGGGCGATCGACTGGTGGGGCTGTTGTCGGCCGCCGACGAGTTGCGACCCGATGCGATCGCCACCGTGCAGCGGCTCCAGCAACTGGGGTTGGATATTCGGGTGTTGACGGGCGATCGGGCTGAGGTGGCCAACGCCCTAGCCGATCGGGTTGGCTTGTCCCGATCGGCCGTGGTTGCCGAGTTGCGACCCGACCAAAAAGCCCAAATCATCAGCCAATTGCCCCATCCGGCCATGGTGGGTGACGGCATCAACGACGCACCCGCCTTGGCCACTGCTCCCGTTGGCATTGCCCTGGGATCGGCCACCGATGCTGCCCTCGAAACTGCCGGTGTCATTTTGACGCGCGATCGACTGCTCGACCTGCCGAGCGCGATCATGCTCGGCCGCGCAACGTTCCGTAAAATTCGCCAAAACCTGTTATGGGCCATCGCGTACAATGCGATTGGCATTCCCCTCGCGGCGGGCCTTTGGTTACCCTCCGTTGGATTGGGGCTTAGTCCTGCCACTGCTGCCGCTCTGATGGCTTTCAGTTCTGTCAGTGTGGTGAGTAATTCCCTGCTCTTGCGTGTCAGCGCCCGATCGGCAGTTAGTGCGCTGCCTGAACAAAACCAGACATGTCAGAATTAGCCGTAACCGAGCTACGTCAAGAGTCTCCACACTTCGTGGAGCACAGTTAATCCAGTCCGCATAATCAGCCCATGCCCGCAGAACCCAGGCAAAATCACCTCTTAATCGTTGAAGACGACAAGGGGAGACGGGAAGTCATTCTCGAAAATCCCGTCTACTCCATTGGACGCGATCCCAAGTGCGATGTCATCCTTGTTTCTCAATTTGTGTCGCGTCGGCACGCCACCCTCGTTCGTCTGTCCTATGACGACGGTACAGCCTATTACCGAATTGTCGATGGCAACCTCAAGGGCAAACCCAGTGCCAATGGGCTGCTAATTAACGGTCGTAAGCTGCAAGTCCACGATTTACAAAACGAGGACGAAATTGTCTTTGGGCCCCAGGTTCGGGCCATTTACTACACCCTCAAGCAAGATACGCTCTCGATCGGGCCGCCGGACGAGTTTGATATCACCTTGATTAGCCCCAACATGGTGGGTGACCCGGAAGACACGGATGATGATTAACCCTTGTGTTAATCAGAACCCATAGGAGACTCCAGAATCTGAGCGTTTGAAGATGTTGTTGTTTAATCAATCATCCCCCAAGGCTTCTGGAGTCATGTTTAAGCATTATCCTATGCGCTTTCCTATCGTTTTCGGCATTGATTGACTCGGCACTGATTGATTCAGCACTGATTAGTTCAGCACTGATTGATTCAGCATTTACAAAGCATCTACGAAGCATCTACTGAAAAAGTTTCTGAAAAGCCAAAACCGAGCCTGAGCCAGCCGCTGTCACTGACCAAGTTCATTGAGAATCTTAGGAAAGTTGCAGGTCTTGGCCCCGTTTCGGTTTTGGCTTTTCTTCGTTTTGGGCTTTTTAAGCTCTGGGTTCATGAATGAGCGGACAATGTGCGGGTGAATTGCCCTGTGAATGAATCGATGAATGAGTCGATCGCACCCTAGCCCAATTGAGCCGCACACACCGCTGCCCCCAGCAGGCCCACTTGAGGATTCAAGACCACCGAAACGGGCACATTCTCTAACAGCTCGCTCACCCGGCCCTTGCTGCCAAAGTGAAATAGAAACTGTCCCCGATCGAGCAAGGGCAAAATCTTGGCGGCAATGCCTCCGGCCACATATAGCCCGCCGTAGGGCAAGAGCTTCAGGGCCAAGTTGCCCGCCTCGGCTCCATAGGCCGCCACAAACAAGTTCATGGCCTGTTCGCAGAGTGCATCGGACTCTTCCAAGGCAGCACGGGCAATGATTGCACCGGGATCGATGCTCTTTTCGCTGCGGCCCATTTCCTGTTCCCAGGTGCGGATGGCTTGGGCGACGGTGCTGTTTTCGTGGCCCGTTTGTCGATCGCGCAGAAATTGATAGATGCCGACAATCCCTTGACCGGAAACAATCCGCTCCACGGAGACCCGATCGATCTGATATCGCTCCTGCAAATAGTTGTGTAGCTCCCATTCCAGGGCTGATCGGGGTGCAAAGTCTGTGTGACCGCCCTCGGTGCTGAATGCTCGGTAGCGGCCCGGCTCGCCCGTTGGAATCAAAAATCCTTCGCCCAAGCCAGTGCCCGCCCCCAAGATCCCGATCGGGGCCAGGGGATCAACCTTGGCCGGCTGCAACACTTTCAAATCCACTGCTTCCAGCACCGGGATGCCATAGCCGACGGCGGCAAAGTCGTTGATCAGTTCCACATGGGGAATCTCGAGGGCTTGGATTAGGCGATCGACCTCCAGGAACCAGCCCAGGTTGGTGAGTCGTGATGTGCCGTGGGCCACGGGCCCCGCAATCCCAAAACAG carries:
- a CDS encoding FHA domain-containing protein, translating into MPAEPRQNHLLIVEDDKGRREVILENPVYSIGRDPKCDVILVSQFVSRRHATLVRLSYDDGTAYYRIVDGNLKGKPSANGLLINGRKLQVHDLQNEDEIVFGPQVRAIYYTLKQDTLSIGPPDEFDITLISPNMVGDPEDTDDD
- a CDS encoding glucokinase, which encodes MALLLAGDVGGTKTILRLVETDSRTPQAVELQPLYEAQYASRDFTDLVPMVETFLGASGLNRRPDRACFGIAGPVAHGTSRLTNLGWFLEVDRLIQALEIPHVELINDFAAVGYGIPVLEAVDLKVLQPAKVDPLAPIGILGAGTGLGEGFLIPTGEPGRYRAFSTEGGHTDFAPRSALEWELHNYLQERYQIDRVSVERIVSGQGIVGIYQFLRDRQTGHENSTVAQAIRTWEQEMGRSEKSIDPGAIIARAALEESDALCEQAMNLFVAAYGAEAGNLALKLLPYGGLYVAGGIAAKILPLLDRGQFLFHFGSKGRVSELLENVPVSVVLNPQVGLLGAAVCAAQLG